A single Halarcobacter anaerophilus DNA region contains:
- a CDS encoding AAC(3) family N-acetyltransferase, with protein sequence MRILVKQIKQYLPNFLKKKIDDKVEKNKLRKHRERKKRVLISLKEVDNLLNKFTLNSDIIIHSSTSNIGKIEGGTKELTNLIISKIDLSSYTLLAPALSFLGSQKEYLENLDSFNLQEAKNAMGNISNMIMKKDNCKRSFHPSHSVIAIGKNVNYYISDHEKGKTPFSGSSPYSKITNNNGKILMFGVNLNSVTNFHVYEDMLEEYLPFDVYLKNIYKIDSENNGKNLVIEVKAHNPFLSAKRDCERARKYLLKNGYIESYKLGDSEISLLDAKGLTITLLQMLLKGDSIYGKVKLKKKQKEKVNELLERLK encoded by the coding sequence ATGAGAATATTAGTTAAACAAATAAAACAGTATTTACCAAATTTTTTAAAGAAAAAAATAGATGATAAAGTAGAAAAAAATAAGCTAAGAAAACATCGTGAACGAAAAAAAAGAGTTTTAATTTCACTTAAAGAAGTGGATAATCTATTAAATAAATTTACCTTAAATAGTGATATTATTATTCATTCTTCTACTTCAAATATAGGTAAAATAGAAGGTGGGACAAAAGAACTTACGAATTTAATAATCTCTAAGATAGATTTATCCTCTTATACTTTACTTGCTCCCGCTTTGTCTTTTTTAGGTTCCCAAAAAGAATACCTTGAAAATTTAGATAGTTTTAATTTGCAAGAGGCAAAAAATGCAATGGGGAATATATCAAATATGATAATGAAAAAGGATAATTGTAAAAGAAGTTTTCACCCTTCTCATTCTGTAATAGCAATAGGTAAAAATGTAAATTATTACATAAGTGATCATGAAAAAGGTAAAACACCATTTTCTGGCAGTAGTCCATATAGTAAAATTACAAATAATAATGGAAAAATTTTAATGTTTGGTGTAAATCTTAATTCTGTGACAAATTTTCATGTATATGAAGATATGTTAGAAGAATATTTACCCTTTGATGTTTATTTAAAGAATATCTATAAAATTGATTCAGAAAATAATGGTAAAAATCTAGTTATAGAAGTAAAAGCACATAATCCTTTTTTATCTGCAAAAAGAGATTGTGAAAGAGCAAGAAAATACCTTCTCAAAAATGGTTATATAGAATCTTATAAATTAGGAGATTCTGAAATATCATTGTTAGATGCAAAAGGTTTAACTATAACGTTATTGCAAATGCTGTTGAAAGGTGATTCTATATATGGCAAAGTTAAACTTAAGAAAAAACAAAAAGAAAAAGTTAATGAACTTTTGGAAAGATTAAAATGA
- a CDS encoding glycosyltransferase family 4 protein — MKILLISNMYPSKTYPSYGVFIKNTKELLEKQNVEFVAQSSIYGRTENKFKKIINYIRLYLSFFCNVIFKKFDVAYIHFFGFYSVPMIYLLRLLNKKIVVNIHGTDLLGISTFTFKLQKKVLNKIDLVIIPSKYFKNKLINKFPNISEDKIYIYPSGGINTKIFYPQNKKSLRKKHNLKELFTIGYVSHINNNKGWHEFLQATEKFKKEIDKDIQIIIVGTGQHEKQFEQELSTLTVKENIKRYKKLTQIELSEVFNLLDLYIFPTKREDESLGLVGLEAMSCGVPVIGSNIAGVPSYLEDEKEGFLVRVGDIKDIYEKIFKYYNLNEEKKVIMKQNAIKKANQYEANNVSRLLKEKFEKIMK; from the coding sequence TTTTTATTAAAAATACAAAAGAACTTTTAGAAAAACAAAATGTAGAATTTGTAGCACAAAGTAGTATATATGGAAGAACAGAAAATAAGTTTAAAAAAATCATTAACTATATCAGATTGTACCTTTCATTTTTTTGCAACGTGATATTTAAAAAATTCGATGTTGCATATATTCATTTTTTTGGATTTTATTCTGTTCCTATGATATATTTATTAAGGTTATTAAATAAGAAAATAGTAGTAAATATTCATGGTACTGACTTATTAGGCATATCTACTTTTACATTCAAATTACAAAAAAAAGTTTTAAATAAAATAGATTTAGTTATAATCCCATCAAAGTATTTTAAAAACAAATTAATAAATAAATTTCCTAATATATCTGAAGATAAAATTTATATATATCCATCAGGGGGCATAAATACAAAAATTTTCTACCCTCAAAATAAGAAAAGTTTAAGAAAAAAACATAATTTAAAAGAACTATTTACAATAGGTTATGTCTCTCATATTAATAATAATAAAGGATGGCATGAATTTTTGCAAGCAACTGAAAAATTTAAAAAAGAAATTGATAAAGATATACAAATTATAATTGTAGGAACAGGACAACATGAAAAACAATTTGAGCAAGAACTGTCCACACTAACAGTAAAAGAAAATATTAAAAGATATAAAAAGCTTACTCAAATTGAACTTTCAGAAGTTTTTAATTTACTTGATTTATATATCTTCCCCACAAAAAGAGAAGATGAAAGTTTAGGTCTTGTAGGACTGGAAGCTATGTCATGTGGTGTACCTGTCATTGGTTCAAATATAGCAGGAGTACCTTCTTATCTGGAAGATGAGAAAGAAGGATTTTTAGTAAGAGTGGGGGATATAAAAGATATTTATGAAAAAATTTTTAAATATTATAATCTTAATGAAGAAAAAAAAGTTATTATGAAACAAAATGCAATAAAAAAAGCAAATCAATATGAAGCAAATAATGTGTCTAGATTATTAAAAGAAAAATTTGAAAAAATTATGAAGTAG
- a CDS encoding polysaccharide deacetylase family protein encodes MNIFITLDYELFFGSYSGTQEKSIIYPTNRFLQVLNKYGIKASFFVDSGYLIKLDEYRKKYNILEENYQNIVTQIKNLSNNGHDIQLHIHPHWEDSYFNGEKWIINTKRYRLQEFNDNEIDNIVFKYKKILTDITGNKIFTYRAGGWCIQPFLNIGKALKKHNIWLDCTVFNNGKNNSNTHYFDFSNMPKKDIWKFDENPLKEDKTGYFTEIPISSYKVSPLFFWKLAFYKKFGGSFHKSFGDGNAVGGSKLDKLRMLIKRTDSVVSLDGYKISYLQSALFDFKKNIDNKNFVIIGHPKAMTEYSLKKLEEFIKKNKDSNFTTFKREFFNEK; translated from the coding sequence ATGAACATTTTTATTACTTTAGATTATGAACTTTTTTTTGGTTCATATAGTGGAACCCAAGAAAAAAGTATAATATATCCAACAAATAGATTTCTTCAAGTTTTGAATAAATATGGTATCAAGGCATCTTTTTTTGTAGATAGTGGTTATCTTATTAAACTTGATGAATACAGAAAGAAATATAATATTTTGGAAGAAAACTATCAAAATATTGTAACTCAAATAAAAAATTTATCTAATAATGGACATGATATACAACTTCATATACACCCTCATTGGGAAGATAGTTACTTTAATGGTGAAAAATGGATAATAAATACAAAAAGGTACAGACTTCAAGAATTTAATGATAATGAAATTGATAATATCGTATTTAAATACAAAAAAATTTTAACTGATATAACAGGAAATAAAATTTTTACTTATCGTGCTGGTGGTTGGTGTATTCAGCCTTTTCTTAATATTGGAAAAGCTTTAAAAAAACATAATATTTGGTTGGATTGTACGGTCTTTAATAATGGTAAAAATAATAGTAATACGCATTATTTTGATTTTTCAAATATGCCCAAAAAAGATATATGGAAATTCGATGAAAATCCTTTAAAAGAAGATAAAACGGGATATTTCACGGAAATACCAATAAGTAGTTACAAAGTTTCTCCTTTATTTTTTTGGAAACTTGCATTTTATAAGAAATTTGGAGGAAGTTTTCATAAATCTTTTGGTGACGGCAACGCCGTAGGAGGGTCAAAATTAGATAAATTAAGGATGTTAATTAAGCGGACAGATAGTGTAGTTTCTTTAGATGGATATAAAATATCATATTTGCAATCAGCTCTTTTTGATTTTAAAAAAAATATTGATAATAAAAATTTTGTGATAATTGGACATCCTAAAGCTATGACAGAGTATTCATTGAAGAAATTAGAAGAATTTATCAAAAAAAACAAAGATAGTAATTTTACAACATTTAAGAGAGAGTTTTTTAATGAAAAATAG